A stretch of Natronococcus sp. CG52 DNA encodes these proteins:
- a CDS encoding NAD(+)/NADH kinase, translating into MDAAWSPGDDGAVVGVVDRETAASETLAGAVDSLEAGLSDADATTVSGSLEGVLAAEPSLLVVAGEAALSDVARNGTGTPVLPVGDVDGLESVPVDRLPEALEVALAGDARTRARPVLGVELEGATYRALFDATLVTDEPARISEYSVRSGGDPVDSFRADGVVVATPAGTEGYASAVNAPSLSASVDAVAVAPIGPFATRTQRWVLPDDAVELAVERDEGAVTLVVDGRSVGTAPVGSPVGIGVDGTLETLVAPTASLEER; encoded by the coding sequence ATGGATGCCGCGTGGAGTCCGGGTGACGACGGAGCTGTCGTCGGCGTCGTCGATCGCGAAACGGCGGCCAGCGAGACGCTCGCTGGCGCCGTCGACTCCCTCGAGGCCGGCCTCTCGGACGCCGACGCGACGACCGTCAGCGGCTCGCTCGAGGGCGTCCTCGCCGCGGAGCCGTCGCTGCTGGTCGTAGCCGGCGAAGCGGCGCTGTCGGACGTCGCACGGAACGGAACGGGAACGCCGGTCCTTCCCGTCGGCGACGTCGATGGACTCGAGTCGGTCCCCGTCGATCGACTTCCGGAGGCGCTCGAGGTCGCGCTCGCGGGAGACGCGCGGACGCGGGCCCGCCCCGTTCTCGGCGTCGAACTCGAGGGAGCGACGTACCGCGCCCTGTTCGACGCGACGCTGGTGACGGACGAACCTGCTCGAATCTCGGAGTACAGCGTCCGCAGCGGCGGCGATCCCGTCGACTCGTTTCGCGCGGACGGCGTCGTCGTCGCGACGCCCGCCGGAACGGAGGGCTACGCCAGTGCCGTCAACGCACCCTCGCTCTCGGCGTCAGTCGACGCCGTCGCCGTCGCCCCGATCGGGCCGTTCGCCACCCGAACGCAGCGGTGGGTACTCCCCGACGACGCGGTCGAACTCGCGGTCGAACGCGACGAGGGGGCGGTGACGCTCGTCGTCGACGGCCGATCGGTCGGAACGGCTCCGGTGGGTTCGCCGGTCGGTATCGGCGTCGACGGAACGCTCGAGACGCTGGTCGCTCCGACGGCGTCGCTCGAGGAGCGGTGA
- the nth gene encoding endonuclease III, with amino-acid sequence MGTPLESREEQAAEVVDRLESEYPDSTISLRYSNRLELLIAVILSAQCTDERVNQETKRLFEKYDGAEEYAAVPEEELAEDLNSITYYNSKAGYIKSTCETILEEHDGEVPDTMDELTELSGVGRKTANVVLQHAHDVVEGIVVDTHVQRLSRRLGIAEEERPEAIERELMELVPDGYWQQFTHLCIDHGRAVCTARNPDCSECVLADVCPSEKGDSEIDLASGEPW; translated from the coding sequence ATGGGAACCCCTCTCGAGAGCCGCGAGGAACAGGCCGCGGAGGTCGTCGACAGACTCGAGTCCGAGTACCCCGACTCGACCATCTCGCTGCGGTACTCGAATCGCCTCGAGTTGCTGATCGCGGTGATCCTCTCGGCGCAGTGTACGGACGAGCGCGTCAACCAGGAGACGAAACGCCTCTTCGAGAAGTACGACGGAGCCGAGGAGTACGCGGCCGTTCCGGAGGAGGAACTCGCCGAGGATCTGAACTCGATCACCTACTACAACAGCAAGGCGGGCTACATCAAGAGCACCTGCGAGACGATCCTCGAGGAGCACGACGGCGAGGTTCCCGACACGATGGACGAACTGACCGAACTCTCCGGCGTCGGCCGGAAGACGGCCAACGTCGTGCTCCAGCACGCCCACGACGTCGTCGAGGGGATCGTCGTCGACACGCACGTCCAGCGTCTCTCCCGACGGCTCGGGATCGCCGAAGAGGAGCGACCCGAGGCGATCGAACGGGAGCTGATGGAACTCGTCCCCGACGGCTACTGGCAGCAGTTCACCCACCTCTGTATCGACCACGGGCGCGCGGTCTGTACGGCCCGGAACCCTGACTGTAGCGAGTGCGTGCTCGCCGACGTCTGTCCCTCCGAGAAGGGGGATAGCGAGATCGACCTCGCCTCCGGCGAACCCTGGTAG
- the mvaD gene encoding phosphomevalonate decarboxylase MvaD yields the protein MKATAIAHPIQGLVKYHGMRDDIERLPYHDSISVCTAPSHTRTTVEFSMEYDGDTYVVDGEELDGRAAERVDAVVEKARDLSDAAHTVYPVRLESENSFPTNVGLGSSSSGFAAAAMALAEAAELDADRGTISTIARVGSASASRAVTGAFSQLHTGLNDDDCRSERLSSDLHEDLKIVVGLVPYHKETEDAHDEAADSHMFQARNAHIHGQIAEMRDALRNDDFERAFELAEHDSLSLAATTMTGPEGWVYWQPATLAIFNAVRKLREEEDIPVYFSTDTGASVYVNTTEEHVDRIEEEVSDCGVSTTVWDVGGPARLLDEEKHLF from the coding sequence ATGAAAGCGACCGCGATCGCCCACCCGATCCAGGGACTCGTCAAGTATCACGGGATGCGCGACGACATCGAGCGTCTCCCATACCACGACAGCATCAGCGTCTGTACGGCCCCGAGTCACACCCGGACGACCGTCGAGTTCTCGATGGAGTACGACGGGGACACCTACGTCGTCGACGGCGAGGAACTCGACGGTCGCGCCGCGGAGCGCGTCGACGCCGTCGTCGAGAAGGCGCGAGACCTCTCCGACGCCGCCCACACGGTGTACCCGGTGCGCCTCGAGAGCGAGAACAGCTTTCCGACGAACGTCGGGCTGGGTTCCTCCTCGTCGGGCTTCGCCGCCGCGGCGATGGCCCTCGCGGAGGCGGCCGAACTCGACGCCGACCGGGGGACGATCTCGACGATCGCTCGCGTCGGCTCGGCCTCGGCCTCCCGCGCGGTGACCGGCGCCTTCTCGCAGCTTCACACCGGGCTGAACGACGACGACTGTCGATCGGAGCGCCTCTCCAGCGACCTTCACGAGGACCTGAAGATCGTCGTCGGTCTCGTTCCCTACCACAAGGAGACCGAGGACGCCCACGACGAGGCCGCCGACAGCCACATGTTTCAGGCCCGCAACGCCCACATCCACGGGCAGATCGCCGAGATGCGCGACGCCCTCCGGAACGACGACTTCGAACGGGCGTTCGAACTCGCCGAACACGACTCGCTCTCGCTCGCCGCGACGACGATGACCGGCCCCGAGGGGTGGGTCTACTGGCAGCCGGCGACGCTCGCCATCTTCAACGCGGTGCGAAAGCTCCGCGAGGAGGAGGATATCCCGGTCTACTTCTCGACCGACACCGGCGCCAGCGTCTACGTCAACACGACCGAGGAGCACGTCGACCGGATCGAGGAGGAAGTCTCGGACTGCGGCGTCTCGACGACCGTCTGGGACGTCGGCGGTCCCGCACGGCTGCTCGACGAAGAGAAGCACCTGTTCTAA
- the fen gene encoding flap endonuclease-1 yields MGNAALRDIAVIEDVPFDEIEGTIAVDAHNWLYRYLTTTVKWTSSEKYTTADGTEVANLIGIVQGISRFFEHDVTPVMVFDGGPSTLKEDEIESRREQRRSYEDQLETAREEGDQVAIARLESRTQRLTQTIQETSRELLELLDVPVVEAPAEGEAQAAHMAKRGDADYVGSEDYDALLFGAPLTLRQLTSKGDPELMDLEATLEHHELTLEQLIDAAILIGTDFNEGVSGIGPKTALSEITEHGDLWSVLEARGDTVEYGDRVRQLFRDPNVTDDYEFDPTIDPDLAAAREYVVEEWGVHADEVERSFDRIEEHATQTGLDRWT; encoded by the coding sequence ATGGGTAACGCTGCACTGCGGGACATCGCGGTCATCGAGGACGTGCCGTTCGACGAGATCGAGGGGACCATCGCCGTCGACGCCCACAACTGGCTCTACCGCTACCTGACGACGACGGTCAAGTGGACGTCGAGCGAGAAGTACACGACCGCCGACGGCACCGAGGTGGCGAACCTCATCGGCATCGTCCAGGGGATCTCGAGGTTCTTCGAGCACGACGTCACGCCGGTGATGGTGTTCGACGGCGGCCCCTCCACGCTGAAAGAAGACGAGATCGAGTCCCGTCGCGAGCAGCGACGGAGCTACGAGGACCAACTCGAGACCGCCCGCGAGGAGGGCGACCAGGTGGCCATCGCCCGGCTCGAGTCCCGCACGCAGCGGCTGACGCAGACGATCCAGGAGACCAGTCGGGAGCTGCTCGAGTTGCTCGACGTCCCGGTCGTCGAGGCCCCCGCCGAGGGCGAGGCTCAGGCCGCCCACATGGCCAAGCGCGGCGACGCCGACTACGTCGGCTCGGAGGACTACGACGCGCTGCTGTTCGGCGCGCCGCTGACGCTCCGCCAGCTGACGAGCAAGGGCGACCCCGAACTCATGGACCTCGAGGCCACCCTCGAACACCACGAGCTGACGCTCGAGCAGCTGATCGACGCCGCGATCCTCATCGGGACGGACTTCAACGAGGGCGTCTCGGGAATCGGCCCGAAGACGGCGCTCAGCGAGATCACCGAGCACGGGGATCTCTGGAGCGTCCTCGAGGCCCGCGGCGACACCGTGGAGTACGGCGACCGGGTCCGCCAGCTGTTCCGCGACCCGAACGTGACCGACGACTACGAGTTCGATCCGACGATCGACCCGGACCTGGCGGCCGCGCGGGAGTACGTCGTCGAGGAGTGGGGCGTCCACGCCGACGAGGTCGAGCGCAGCTTCGATCGGATCGAGGAGCACGCTACGCAGACGGGGTTGGACCGCTGGACGTGA
- a CDS encoding GNAT family N-acetyltransferase has translation MKYELLGWPPDGPKLRLDHERFSYAGKFVMTNTGKAVARDERGTIVGAVAFNEDRTDEGTLWLRYVTVAGDRRGNGIGPALVRHVREHATERGYDRLRIAVNNPFAYEALYRAGFGYADETTGIAELILEHPDPLGESSDELSSRDRYQAGLDEFRDRDLSSEEVDFLESRADRGPPERDRTTNEQPRDE, from the coding sequence GTGAAGTACGAACTGCTGGGGTGGCCGCCCGACGGGCCGAAACTGCGTCTCGATCACGAACGGTTCAGCTACGCCGGGAAGTTCGTCATGACGAACACGGGAAAGGCGGTCGCTCGAGACGAGCGCGGAACGATCGTCGGAGCCGTCGCGTTCAACGAGGACCGCACGGATGAGGGGACCCTCTGGCTGCGCTACGTGACCGTCGCAGGCGATCGTCGCGGCAACGGCATCGGGCCAGCGCTCGTCCGTCACGTCCGCGAACACGCCACCGAACGAGGGTACGACCGCCTCCGCATCGCGGTCAACAACCCGTTCGCCTACGAGGCGCTCTACCGAGCCGGCTTCGGCTACGCCGATGAGACGACGGGAATCGCCGAACTGATCCTCGAGCATCCCGACCCCCTCGGAGAATCGAGCGACGAGCTCTCGAGTCGCGACCGGTACCAGGCAGGTCTCGACGAGTTTCGGGACCGGGATCTCTCGAGCGAGGAAGTCGACTTTCTCGAGTCGAGGGCCGACCGCGGACCGCCCGAACGAGACCGCACGACGAACGAACAGCCGCGCGACGAGTGA
- a CDS encoding DICT sensory domain-containing protein, with protein MTLREIFDRFERTQRTITVYASSPQPDIVDQFETRVVSVTHAPLPSVSRDDGFLVIRDANGFAASIGLREVREFLEPPIYRPWDEAFADAEYRILLEILDDTVWYSLDRRQLLATSREIEDRAWRVGEGTLHVGFQRLSLLHHQLPIYERLTEETDLEIHVYGQADGSSPNPDGMTIHTVDGADDEIGDFWLLAFDGGGDDRQACALLAEEWDLDEFAGFWTYDPAVVHEIASSLEATYG; from the coding sequence ATGACGCTTCGTGAGATTTTCGATCGCTTCGAGCGCACACAGCGGACGATCACCGTGTACGCGTCGAGTCCCCAGCCCGACATCGTCGACCAGTTCGAGACCCGGGTCGTCTCTGTTACGCACGCGCCCCTTCCGTCGGTGTCTCGGGACGACGGGTTTCTCGTCATCCGGGACGCGAACGGGTTCGCCGCCTCGATCGGTCTGCGGGAGGTTCGCGAGTTCCTCGAGCCGCCGATCTATCGGCCGTGGGACGAGGCGTTCGCGGACGCGGAGTATCGAATTCTGCTCGAGATCCTCGACGACACGGTGTGGTACTCACTCGATCGCCGCCAGCTCCTCGCGACGAGCCGGGAGATCGAGGATCGAGCGTGGCGCGTCGGCGAGGGGACGCTACACGTCGGCTTCCAGCGACTGTCGTTACTGCACCACCAGCTCCCGATTTACGAGCGACTGACCGAGGAGACGGACCTCGAGATCCACGTCTACGGGCAAGCCGACGGTTCCTCCCCGAATCCCGACGGGATGACGATCCACACGGTCGACGGCGCCGACGACGAGATCGGAGATTTCTGGCTGCTCGCGTTCGACGGCGGCGGCGACGACCGGCAAGCCTGCGCTCTGCTCGCCGAAGAGTGGGATCTGGACGAGTTCGCCGGCTTCTGGACCTACGACCCGGCCGTCGTCCACGAGATCGCATCGTCCCTCGAGGCGACGTACGGCTGA
- a CDS encoding HalOD1 output domain-containing protein, translating into MSSAFHEQPTDNAPDFLEAIVEQVAELEGVSPIELHPPLYSAIDAEALDQLFHSFDGQGCVVFEWLGYEIAAHQCGQVTILDPPRRTDSSSAEDTLE; encoded by the coding sequence GTGTCCTCAGCGTTTCACGAGCAACCAACCGACAACGCTCCCGACTTTCTCGAAGCCATCGTCGAGCAGGTGGCCGAACTCGAGGGCGTCTCCCCGATCGAACTCCATCCGCCCCTCTACAGCGCCATCGACGCCGAGGCCCTGGACCAGCTTTTCCATTCGTTCGACGGGCAGGGCTGCGTGGTGTTCGAGTGGCTCGGGTACGAGATCGCAGCGCATCAGTGCGGCCAGGTGACCATCCTCGATCCACCCCGTCGTACGGACAGTTCTTCGGCCGAGGATACGCTCGAGTAG
- a CDS encoding class I SAM-dependent methyltransferase has product MDRRTTVRETYDRIASHFASTREYAWPEVERFVRDHGVTARGGSVGLDLGCGNCRHAELLADAAALEHVVGLDVSRGLLETGRARALEREFDVSLVQGDAAALPLADDVVDIAVYVATLHHLPTRDARRDSLDELARVLAPDGRALVSAWSTAHDRFDETEGFDTTVEWTLPGGEAVDRFYHIYAPDEFEADLEASALAVLEWELSSGNCYATVAGSER; this is encoded by the coding sequence ATGGACCGTCGAACGACCGTCCGGGAGACGTACGACCGAATCGCGAGTCACTTCGCCTCGACCCGCGAGTACGCCTGGCCGGAAGTCGAGCGCTTCGTCCGGGATCACGGGGTGACCGCTCGCGGCGGCTCCGTCGGTCTCGATCTCGGCTGTGGCAACTGCCGTCACGCCGAACTGCTGGCCGACGCAGCGGCGCTCGAGCACGTCGTCGGCCTCGACGTGAGTCGCGGGCTGCTCGAGACCGGGCGGGCACGGGCGCTCGAGCGCGAGTTCGACGTCTCGCTGGTCCAGGGCGACGCCGCGGCGCTCCCGCTGGCCGACGATGTCGTCGATATCGCCGTCTACGTCGCGACGTTGCATCACCTGCCGACGCGGGATGCCCGTCGGGACAGCCTCGACGAACTCGCCCGTGTGCTTGCCCCCGACGGGCGAGCGCTCGTCAGCGCCTGGTCGACCGCCCACGACCGCTTCGACGAAACCGAGGGGTTCGACACGACGGTCGAGTGGACCCTCCCCGGCGGCGAAGCCGTCGATCGCTTCTACCACATCTACGCGCCCGACGAGTTCGAGGCGGACCTCGAGGCGAGCGCCCTCGCGGTGCTCGAGTGGGAACTCTCGAGCGGGAACTGTTACGCGACGGTGGCCGGTTCGGAACGGTGA
- a CDS encoding DUF5793 family protein, which translates to MRREHFTLDVSNVDWVETDGEPAKPSVSIDFTGPATDLRERLAGPDGEILEGSETDAALRLQGSLDSDTDGVVSLANRTTGEFVLELNEKANDVLKFIRAARGYGEQEPDDEGRYEIEIMLDGDEFVSYDKQTFLVYDEEGNLLRKHSLIPSGIEL; encoded by the coding sequence ATGAGGCGCGAGCACTTCACGCTAGATGTCAGCAATGTCGACTGGGTCGAAACCGATGGCGAACCGGCGAAGCCGTCAGTATCGATCGATTTTACCGGCCCAGCGACGGATCTCCGCGAGCGCCTGGCCGGACCCGACGGCGAGATTCTCGAGGGCAGCGAAACCGACGCCGCGCTTCGGCTGCAGGGGTCGCTCGATTCAGACACCGACGGTGTCGTGAGTCTGGCCAACCGGACCACCGGCGAGTTCGTCCTCGAACTCAACGAGAAGGCCAACGACGTCCTGAAGTTCATCCGGGCCGCCCGCGGCTACGGTGAGCAGGAACCGGACGACGAGGGCCGGTACGAGATCGAGATCATGCTCGACGGCGACGAGTTCGTCAGCTACGACAAGCAGACGTTCCTGGTCTACGACGAGGAGGGGAACCTCCTCCGAAAACACAGTCTGATCCCGAGCGGTATCGAACTCTAA
- a CDS encoding ABC transporter ATP-binding protein, with translation MGYGQLLTTAADETQRESLPPQTTDGVVLELEDVAKRYGSETVISNLSLSVRDGEILTLLGPSGCGKTTTLRLIAGLEKPNQGDIRLRNDPVAGNGRFVPAEERGIGVVFQEFALFPHLTARENVAFGLQDRSEPEREARVAELLELVGLEAHDEDYPDELSGGQQQRIALARSLAPEPEMLLLDEPFSNLDVDLRVEMREEVRRIIKEAGVTAISVTHDQEEAMSISDRVAVMNGGDIEQIDTPERVFQQPESRFVAGFLGHASFLSGAVHGDHVDTALGRVLRDNVNGLAEQYDGTTVDLLVRPDDVTACPTEVADTEADGTVVYRRYLGPTVLYRVELDSGETIECMHNHSDRIDLDERVAVRVTADHELAWFPAGQRNRNPSVDAD, from the coding sequence ATGGGGTACGGACAACTACTCACGACGGCGGCCGACGAAACGCAGCGGGAGTCGCTGCCTCCACAGACTACGGACGGCGTCGTCCTCGAACTCGAAGACGTCGCCAAACGCTACGGGAGCGAGACCGTGATCTCGAATCTCTCGCTTTCCGTCCGCGACGGCGAAATTCTCACGCTGCTCGGACCGTCCGGCTGCGGCAAGACGACGACCCTGCGACTCATCGCCGGACTCGAGAAACCGAACCAGGGCGACATCCGCCTCCGGAACGACCCCGTCGCGGGGAACGGTCGGTTCGTCCCCGCCGAGGAACGCGGTATCGGGGTCGTCTTCCAGGAGTTCGCCCTATTTCCGCATCTCACCGCCCGGGAGAACGTCGCCTTCGGCCTTCAGGACCGGTCCGAACCGGAGCGTGAGGCCCGCGTCGCGGAACTGCTCGAACTCGTGGGCCTCGAGGCACACGACGAGGACTATCCGGACGAACTCTCCGGCGGCCAACAGCAACGGATCGCGCTCGCGCGCTCGCTCGCGCCCGAGCCGGAGATGCTCCTGCTCGACGAACCGTTCTCGAACCTGGACGTCGACCTGCGCGTCGAGATGCGCGAGGAGGTCCGCCGGATCATCAAGGAGGCTGGAGTCACCGCCATCTCCGTCACGCACGACCAGGAGGAGGCGATGTCGATCTCCGACCGCGTCGCCGTGATGAACGGCGGCGATATCGAACAGATCGACACCCCCGAGCGGGTCTTCCAGCAGCCCGAGTCGCGGTTCGTCGCGGGGTTTCTCGGCCACGCTAGCTTCCTCTCGGGCGCGGTTCACGGGGATCACGTCGACACCGCGCTCGGACGGGTGCTCCGCGACAACGTCAACGGGCTCGCCGAACAGTACGACGGAACCACCGTCGACCTGCTCGTCAGGCCGGACGACGTGACCGCCTGCCCGACCGAGGTGGCCGACACGGAAGCCGACGGCACGGTCGTCTACCGGCGCTATCTCGGTCCGACAGTCCTCTACCGCGTCGAACTCGACAGCGGAGAGACCATCGAGTGCATGCACAACCACTCGGACCGGATCGACCTGGACGAGCGCGTCGCCGTTCGCGTCACCGCTGACCACGAACTCGCCTGGTTCCCGGCCGGTCAGCGGAACAGGAATCCGTCAGTCGACGCCGACTGA
- a CDS encoding DUF998 domain-containing protein yields MRVSDRYRISKRTATRCGLAAPVVALTAIVLATLLAAPETFTWRERALSDMGRPGTRTFLLFNGGLIVGGLFGLPFAWRLWIVGRRRLERLGAALLAVTLVGMIGVGGFFIGHTNYYFDTYLHGAAAVTFFGAAPVAQWLYGTGQVLAGTRRLGLLSIWLGIVHPVAWLGWLLSQAGAAGPRTWFAIPEFVAAVAFGGWILVLAGDSYVASDELKESQD; encoded by the coding sequence GTGCGCGTCAGCGACCGATATCGGATTTCGAAACGCACCGCGACTCGCTGCGGACTCGCAGCACCGGTCGTCGCACTGACTGCGATCGTGCTCGCGACCCTCCTCGCCGCGCCCGAGACGTTCACCTGGCGCGAGCGCGCGCTCTCCGACATGGGTCGTCCCGGGACGCGGACGTTCCTGCTGTTCAACGGCGGGCTGATCGTCGGCGGCCTCTTCGGACTCCCGTTCGCCTGGCGACTCTGGATCGTGGGCCGTCGACGACTCGAGCGACTCGGGGCCGCCCTGCTCGCAGTGACACTCGTCGGTATGATCGGCGTCGGCGGTTTCTTCATCGGCCACACGAACTACTACTTCGATACCTACCTGCACGGCGCGGCAGCCGTAACGTTCTTCGGCGCGGCGCCGGTCGCACAGTGGCTCTACGGCACCGGCCAGGTGCTCGCCGGAACGCGACGACTCGGCCTGCTCTCCATCTGGCTCGGCATCGTCCATCCCGTCGCCTGGCTGGGCTGGCTGCTGTCTCAAGCCGGCGCGGCGGGCCCCCGGACGTGGTTCGCCATCCCTGAGTTCGTCGCCGCGGTCGCGTTCGGGGGCTGGATTCTCGTCCTGGCTGGCGATTCGTACGTCGCCAGCGACGAACTGAAGGAATCGCAGGACTGA
- a CDS encoding UPF0058 family protein — protein MHKDELLELHEELVVIMEYFSEREEVNEKLFEPYRQLDVDPSHVHKSKSEHKHAVFVLGNALAKAMSEDEFSSAGRIGKRMKELAEDAESKI, from the coding sequence ATGCATAAAGACGAACTCCTCGAGCTCCACGAAGAACTCGTCGTCATCATGGAATACTTTTCGGAGCGTGAGGAGGTCAACGAGAAACTGTTCGAGCCGTACCGACAGCTCGACGTTGACCCCTCACACGTCCACAAGTCCAAGAGCGAGCACAAACACGCCGTCTTCGTCCTCGGCAACGCCCTTGCGAAGGCGATGAGCGAAGACGAGTTCTCGAGTGCCGGCCGAATCGGCAAGCGCATGAAGGAACTGGCCGAGGACGCGGAGTCGAAAATCTAG